One sulfur-oxidizing endosymbiont of Gigantopelta aegis genomic region harbors:
- a CDS encoding SLC13 family permease: MHQTELASQVIFGWDPFWVSTVLFIGTYLVVISEKVNRAIIALLGASLMIMLGVLTQEAAVNGVDFNTIGLLTGMMVIVAITQRSGIFQYIAIWSAKKVKASPWGIMLMLSVVTAIFSALLDNVTTVLLIAPITLLITQELQIPPFPFLFSEIFASNIGGASTLIGDPPNIMIGSAVGLGFNDFVYNLAPITIFIMLINLGMIYLIWGRKLTASDDKRQHVMSFDERKALQDIPLLKRSLFVLFLVLVLFMNAHSLNLEPATIAMGGAALLMLLDNIGRTSEEQTINVDKCFKEAEWITIFFFVGLFIIVAGVEHSGVLSLLAEKMLHLTEGDFNTTTLAILWMSAIISALVDNIPFVATMIPMIKSMAPAFGGTEALMPLWWSLALGACLGGNGSLIGASANLIVAGYAERAGFPIAFLKFMAYAFPLMLVSIAISHVYITWRFL; the protein is encoded by the coding sequence ATGCATCAAACAGAACTGGCATCACAAGTTATTTTTGGCTGGGATCCTTTCTGGGTTTCAACGGTCCTCTTTATTGGTACTTACCTAGTTGTCATTAGTGAAAAAGTAAATCGTGCAATTATTGCACTATTGGGTGCTTCTCTGATGATAATGCTCGGTGTACTGACCCAGGAAGCAGCGGTTAATGGTGTTGATTTTAATACCATCGGCTTGCTCACCGGTATGATGGTCATTGTTGCCATTACCCAGCGCAGCGGAATTTTTCAGTATATTGCCATCTGGTCAGCAAAAAAAGTCAAAGCCTCCCCCTGGGGCATTATGCTCATGTTATCGGTGGTCACAGCTATATTTTCAGCCTTGCTTGATAATGTCACCACCGTCTTATTAATCGCACCCATTACACTATTAATCACTCAGGAACTTCAGATTCCTCCCTTCCCATTCTTGTTTTCTGAAATTTTTGCCTCTAATATTGGTGGTGCTTCTACTCTTATTGGCGATCCACCCAATATAATGATCGGCTCGGCTGTTGGTTTAGGCTTTAATGATTTTGTTTATAATCTGGCACCTATTACTATTTTCATCATGCTCATTAACCTAGGAATGATTTATCTTATCTGGGGAAGAAAACTAACTGCCTCTGACGACAAACGCCAGCATGTCATGAGCTTTGATGAGCGCAAGGCTTTACAGGATATTCCATTATTGAAACGCTCTCTTTTTGTTCTATTTCTGGTGCTGGTACTGTTTATGAATGCCCATAGCCTGAATTTAGAACCTGCAACCATTGCCATGGGCGGCGCTGCACTGTTAATGTTGCTGGATAATATAGGCCGAACTTCAGAGGAACAAACTATCAATGTCGACAAGTGCTTTAAAGAAGCAGAATGGATCACTATTTTCTTTTTTGTCGGTCTGTTTATTATAGTCGCTGGTGTCGAGCATTCTGGTGTACTGAGTTTACTGGCCGAAAAAATGCTGCACTTAACCGAGGGTGATTTTAACACCACCACACTGGCCATCTTATGGATGTCAGCCATCATTTCTGCTCTAGTAGACAACATTCCTTTTGTTGCCACCATGATCCCCATGATTAAGTCCATGGCACCGGCATTTGGCGGAACAGAGGCATTAATGCCTCTCTGGTGGTCATTGGCTTTAGGTGCTTGTCTCGGCGGTAATGGCTCCCTGATCGGTGCCAGTGCCAACCTGATTGTTGCAGGATATGCTGAGCGGGCAGGCTTTCCCATCGCATTTTTAAAATTTATGGCTTATGCTTTCCCTCTGATGCTGGTAAGTATTGCCATCAGCCATGTTTACATTACCTGGCGCTTTCTTTAG
- the dtd gene encoding D-aminoacyl-tRNA deacylase has translation MIGLIQRVIRAEVQVDKQSIGQIEQGLLVLVGMQKNDQIEQADKLLHRLLNYRLFADADDKMNLSVSDIQGGLLLVPQFTLAADTKKGLRPSFSTAKPPAEAEILFNHLLKQAKTQYEHVEAGQFGADMQISLVNDGPVTFSLSV, from the coding sequence ATGATAGGCCTTATTCAGCGAGTTATCCGGGCAGAAGTTCAGGTCGATAAGCAAAGCATTGGCCAAATCGAGCAGGGACTGCTTGTTTTGGTCGGCATGCAAAAAAACGATCAAATTGAACAAGCTGACAAGTTATTACATCGCCTACTCAATTATCGTCTCTTTGCCGATGCAGACGATAAAATGAATTTAAGCGTCAGCGATATTCAGGGTGGCTTGCTCCTGGTACCTCAATTCACCTTGGCCGCTGATACCAAAAAAGGTCTGCGTCCCAGCTTCAGTACTGCAAAACCACCTGCTGAAGCTGAAATCTTATTTAACCATCTATTGAAGCAGGCAAAAACTCAATACGAGCATGTAGAAGCCGGTCAATTTGGTGCTGATATGCAAATCTCCTTAGTCAACGATGGCCCGGTCACCTTTTCCCTCTCTGTCTAA
- a CDS encoding dynamin family protein, whose amino-acid sequence MTNENFFENIHAYGKWKSDLVSAIESFQDWLDTTGLEESEQSLKIYETLQTLKHDRITLAFVGEFSRGKTELINAIFFSQFKRRLLPSEAGRTTMCPTELFYDVDEPRSYMRLLPIESRMEDASITEHKQNTVNWTHIQLDISSPASMASSFAQITNTKKVKAVEAKRLGLYDIITDDNGTEISDDAIVEIPMWRHALINFPHPFLEQGLTILDTPGLNSLGNEPELTLNMLPNAQAAIFVLAADTGVTRSDMDIWRRHLKSFRRNHNNGLVVALNKIDTLWDDLKSEEEIKASIQRQCLETAKTLGIADKRVFAVSAQKGLIGRVRNDPKLVKASNLAAMENVLSNEILPQKELLVRNTLIADINEMMQESKSILLSEFNAKKKSINAFSGLGGKNENVIQQLLEATRAEQTVFHRNAESLQSSRQILSGQHNRLKSIIDLDRLDKQVNEARNSMKGSWTPMA is encoded by the coding sequence ATGACCAATGAAAACTTTTTCGAAAACATCCACGCCTATGGAAAATGGAAAAGCGACCTTGTCAGTGCCATTGAATCCTTTCAGGATTGGCTGGACACAACCGGCCTTGAAGAAAGCGAACAAAGTCTAAAAATCTATGAAACGCTACAAACACTCAAACACGACCGTATTACCCTCGCTTTTGTCGGCGAATTTTCCCGGGGTAAAACTGAACTCATTAATGCCATCTTTTTCTCTCAGTTTAAGCGTCGTTTATTGCCCAGTGAAGCCGGTCGCACCACCATGTGTCCCACCGAACTCTTTTATGATGTTGATGAGCCCCGCTCTTATATGCGTCTCCTGCCGATTGAAAGCCGTATGGAAGATGCCAGCATTACTGAGCACAAGCAAAATACCGTCAATTGGACCCATATCCAACTGGATATTTCATCACCAGCCAGCATGGCCAGCTCCTTTGCACAAATAACTAACACCAAAAAAGTCAAAGCCGTTGAAGCTAAACGCCTAGGTCTTTATGACATTATTACCGATGATAATGGCACCGAAATATCCGATGATGCCATTGTTGAAATTCCCATGTGGCGGCATGCGCTGATTAATTTCCCCCACCCTTTTCTCGAACAGGGCTTAACAATTCTTGACACCCCGGGACTGAATTCTCTTGGTAACGAGCCGGAACTCACCCTGAATATGCTACCCAATGCTCAGGCAGCTATTTTTGTACTCGCAGCCGATACCGGTGTGACTCGTTCTGATATGGATATCTGGCGTCGCCACTTAAAAAGCTTTCGCCGTAACCATAATAATGGTCTGGTTGTCGCTCTAAACAAAATTGACACCCTATGGGATGATCTGAAAAGCGAAGAGGAAATCAAAGCCAGTATCCAGCGACAATGTCTGGAAACGGCAAAAACACTGGGCATTGCCGATAAACGCGTATTTGCAGTATCAGCACAGAAAGGCTTAATTGGCCGCGTTAGAAACGATCCCAAACTAGTCAAAGCCAGTAATCTAGCGGCTATGGAAAATGTGCTTTCCAATGAAATTTTGCCGCAAAAAGAATTATTAGTGCGCAATACGCTGATTGCAGACATCAATGAAATGATGCAGGAATCCAAAAGTATTTTATTGAGTGAATTTAATGCCAAGAAAAAATCCATCAATGCTTTTAGTGGTCTGGGTGGCAAAAATGAGAATGTGATTCAACAGCTATTAGAAGCCACGCGTGCTGAACAAACTGTTTTCCATCGCAATGCTGAAAGTCTGCAATCCAGCCGACAAATTCTCTCGGGGCAGCATAATCGTCTGAAAAGTATTATTGATTTGGATCGTTTAGATAAGCAAGTCAATGAAGCCCGTAACTCTATGAAAGGTAGTTGGACACCAATGGCATGA
- a CDS encoding YggT family protein, which produces MDNFLVSAGAYVISTVFGLYIIIILLRFLLQLVRADFYNPLSQFIVKATTPVLNPMRRLIPGLFGIDVASIILAYSLQYIENILLFAIKGIAVNPIFLLWYSIGSLLTLVLYIYFFAILVQVIISWINPGTYNPATALIHHITEPVMRPARRLLPPFSGFDLSPILVFIVLNLLIMFVPVIFG; this is translated from the coding sequence ATGGATAATTTTCTAGTCAGTGCCGGTGCTTATGTCATCAGTACCGTTTTTGGGTTGTATATCATCATCATATTGCTGCGTTTTCTATTACAATTAGTGCGTGCTGATTTCTATAATCCGCTGTCACAATTTATTGTCAAAGCCACTACGCCGGTACTAAACCCCATGCGTCGACTGATTCCCGGCTTATTCGGGATTGATGTTGCCTCCATTATTCTGGCTTATTCGCTACAGTATATTGAAAATATATTACTCTTTGCCATCAAAGGTATTGCCGTCAACCCTATTTTTCTACTTTGGTATAGCATCGGCTCCTTGCTGACGTTGGTTTTGTATATTTACTTTTTCGCAATTCTGGTGCAAGTGATTATAAGTTGGATCAACCCCGGCACTTATAACCCGGCTACAGCACTGATTCACCACATCACCGAGCCTGTTATGCGTCCGGCACGACGTTTATTACCCCCATTTTCCGGCTTTGACCTGTCGCCCATACTGGTTTTTATCGTATTAAACCTATTAATTATGTTTGTTCCGGTTATATTTGGTTAA
- the proC gene encoding pyrroline-5-carboxylate reductase, whose product MINKKIGFIGAGNMAYSLVGGLTATGVSGENIWVSDPSADKMTQMADNFGVNVCQSNNALVQSVDIVILAVKPQQLAQVCKDISEDVQQNKPLMISIAAGVLSKDIEIWLNNDSINNALALVRCMPNTPSLVQSGATALYANSHVSDEQKTLAESILRAAGLTLWLDNENDMDAVTALSGSGPAYFFLVIDAMEKAGVQLGLDEKTAHLLAIQTAFGASKMALESDDSPETLRKKVTSPGGTTEKAIGILQEGQLETLFAKALEGARDRSIELAKILGN is encoded by the coding sequence ATGATTAACAAAAAAATTGGCTTTATTGGCGCTGGTAATATGGCTTATAGTCTAGTCGGAGGGCTCACTGCAACGGGTGTCTCTGGGGAAAATATCTGGGTCAGTGATCCCAGTGCCGATAAAATGACCCAAATGGCTGATAACTTTGGCGTCAATGTCTGCCAGAGTAATAATGCATTAGTGCAATCCGTCGATATTGTCATACTCGCAGTCAAGCCTCAGCAATTAGCACAGGTCTGCAAAGATATATCCGAGGATGTACAGCAGAACAAGCCACTTATGATCTCAATTGCAGCTGGGGTATTGAGCAAGGATATTGAAATCTGGCTTAATAACGACTCCATAAATAACGCATTAGCATTGGTTCGGTGTATGCCCAACACTCCCTCTTTAGTACAAAGTGGTGCTACAGCGCTCTATGCGAATAGTCATGTCAGTGATGAGCAAAAAACTCTGGCAGAGTCCATTTTACGCGCAGCGGGACTAACACTATGGCTGGACAATGAGAATGATATGGATGCGGTCACAGCTTTATCCGGCAGTGGCCCCGCTTATTTCTTTTTAGTCATCGATGCCATGGAAAAAGCCGGGGTTCAGTTGGGTTTGGATGAAAAAACCGCACACCTATTAGCCATTCAAACCGCTTTTGGTGCTTCTAAAATGGCCTTAGAAAGTGATGATTCCCCAGAAACCTTGCGCAAAAAAGTCACCTCTCCCGGCGGCACGACTGAAAAAGCCATTGGCATCCTACAAGAAGGTCAGTTAGAAACTCTTTTTGCTAAGGCACTTGAGGGTGCACGGGATCGCTCGATTGAACTCGCTAAAATATTAGGTAATTAA
- a CDS encoding YggS family pyridoxal phosphate-dependent enzyme: MSMTRKRFDHINQRIAEAMQNSQRSADSPVTLLAVSKRHSWDKIQALYELGQREFGESYVQEALEKMKQSPHKDIIWHFIGPIQSNKTKDIAPNFHWVHSVDRLKIARRLSAQRTTHETLSKPLNICLQINISQEPQKSGFSTDEIFTAIAEIMTLPHLKLRGLMAIPKPSKAPAEQKLAFKQLRELMQQLNQRFNLQMDTLSMGMSGDLEAAIAEGASIIRIGTALFGPREY; this comes from the coding sequence ATGAGCATGACAAGAAAGCGATTCGATCACATTAATCAACGTATAGCTGAGGCAATGCAAAATAGTCAGCGCTCTGCTGACTCTCCTGTGACATTATTAGCTGTCAGTAAGCGTCATTCATGGGACAAAATTCAAGCCCTCTATGAGTTGGGACAGCGGGAATTTGGTGAGAGTTATGTGCAAGAAGCACTGGAAAAAATGAAGCAATCACCCCATAAGGACATTATCTGGCATTTTATTGGCCCTATTCAATCCAATAAAACCAAGGATATTGCCCCTAATTTTCACTGGGTACATTCAGTTGATCGGCTTAAAATTGCCCGCCGCCTAAGTGCACAGAGAACAACGCATGAGACACTAAGTAAACCATTGAATATCTGTCTACAAATCAATATTAGTCAGGAGCCACAAAAATCAGGTTTTTCCACTGATGAAATTTTTACTGCCATAGCAGAAATAATGACATTGCCCCATTTAAAGCTTCGCGGCCTCATGGCCATCCCCAAGCCGAGTAAAGCTCCTGCAGAACAAAAGTTGGCTTTTAAACAATTACGGGAGTTGATGCAGCAATTAAATCAACGATTTAATCTCCAGATGGATACACTTTCAATGGGCATGTCCGGTGATTTAGAAGCAGCCATTGCTGAGGGTGCAAGCATTATTCGTATTGGTACGGCACTTTTTGGTCCACGAGAATATTAG
- a CDS encoding type IV pilus twitching motility protein PilT: MDITELLAFSAKNNASDLHLSAGLPPMIRVDGDIRRINVPPLEHREVHDMVYDIMNDKQRKDYEEFLETDFSFEVPGLARFRVNAFNQNRGAGAVFRTIPSNVLSLEELGCPSIFKEICENKRGIVLVTGPTGSGKSTTLAAMMDHLNDTIYEHILTVEDPIEFVHESKKCLVNQREVHRDTLGFNEALRSALREDPDIILVGELRDLETIRLALTAAETGHLVFGTLHTSSAAKTIDRIIDVFPAAEKDMVRAMLSESLRAVISQTLLKKNGGGRIAAHEIMIGTPAIRNLIREAKIAQMYSAIQTGQNIGMQTLDQNLKVLLSQGMISKADAISYAAQKEDFL; encoded by the coding sequence ATGGATATAACAGAACTGCTTGCTTTTAGTGCCAAAAATAATGCCTCGGACTTACACCTGTCAGCTGGTTTACCACCGATGATCCGGGTTGATGGTGATATTCGTCGAATCAATGTGCCGCCACTGGAACATCGTGAAGTGCATGACATGGTGTATGACATCATGAACGATAAGCAACGCAAAGACTATGAAGAATTTCTAGAAACTGATTTCTCGTTTGAAGTCCCCGGCCTTGCCCGTTTTCGTGTGAATGCTTTTAACCAGAACCGGGGTGCGGGTGCAGTATTTCGTACCATTCCATCAAATGTTTTATCTCTGGAAGAACTCGGTTGTCCGTCTATTTTTAAAGAAATTTGTGAAAATAAACGTGGCATTGTGTTGGTCACAGGACCAACAGGCTCAGGTAAGTCAACCACATTAGCCGCCATGATGGATCATTTAAACGATACCATTTACGAACATATCCTCACCGTTGAAGACCCTATCGAATTCGTACATGAAAGTAAAAAATGTCTGGTCAACCAACGTGAAGTGCATCGTGATACGCTAGGCTTCAATGAAGCATTACGCTCTGCACTACGTGAAGATCCGGATATTATTCTCGTGGGTGAATTACGTGATTTAGAAACCATTCGTTTAGCGCTGACTGCAGCAGAAACAGGTCACTTAGTTTTCGGTACTCTACATACCAGTTCTGCGGCCAAAACCATTGACCGGATCATCGACGTATTCCCCGCCGCAGAAAAAGATATGGTGCGGGCAATGTTATCAGAATCATTGCGTGCAGTTATTTCCCAGACACTATTAAAGAAAAATGGCGGCGGTCGTATTGCAGCGCATGAAATTATGATTGGTACACCGGCGATTCGAAATCTGATCCGTGAGGCTAAGATTGCGCAAATGTATTCCGCTATTCAGACCGGCCAAAATATTGGTATGCAGACATTGGATCAAAACCTGAAAGTACTGCTCTCTCAGGGCATGATTTCAAAAGCTGATGCCATAAGTTATGCTGCTCAGAAAGAAGATTTCCTATAA
- a CDS encoding PilT/PilU family type 4a pilus ATPase, which yields MDFDSLLKLMVHKKASDLFITVGTAPSMKVNGKISPVTKKALNSTQVHQIVTGVMTDKLRAEFEEAHECNFAISRSGVGRFRVSAFMQRSQVGMVLRRIETTIPTYKELKLPETIKDLAMTKRGLIIFVGATGSGKSTSLASMIGYRNQNGSGHIITIEDPIEFVHNHDGCIITQREVGIDTDSFEVALKNSLRQAPDVILIGEIRTRETMDHAIAFAETGHLCLATLHANNANQALDRIINFFPEDRKRQLLMDLSLNVRALVAQQLIPTPDGKGRRAAVEILLNSPLISDYIREGEVHKLKEIMKKSREEGMQTFDQALYDLYRTEAITYEDALHHADSPNDLRLMIKLGDEEASESMGSSLEGVSFTNTNDDRDGGFGSMGLR from the coding sequence ATGGACTTTGATTCATTACTGAAATTAATGGTGCACAAAAAAGCATCAGATTTATTTATTACTGTTGGTACTGCGCCATCCATGAAAGTGAATGGTAAAATATCACCAGTAACCAAAAAAGCACTCAACTCAACGCAGGTACATCAAATTGTCACCGGCGTCATGACAGATAAATTGCGTGCCGAATTTGAAGAGGCTCATGAATGTAATTTTGCTATCAGCCGCTCAGGTGTGGGTCGTTTTCGTGTCAGTGCTTTTATGCAACGCAGTCAAGTGGGGATGGTTTTACGCCGTATTGAAACGACTATTCCGACCTATAAGGAATTAAAATTACCAGAAACCATCAAAGATTTGGCGATGACTAAACGTGGTTTAATTATCTTTGTTGGTGCGACGGGATCCGGCAAATCAACCTCATTGGCATCAATGATTGGCTATCGCAATCAAAATGGTAGTGGCCATATTATTACTATCGAAGACCCGATCGAATTTGTGCATAACCATGATGGTTGTATTATTACTCAGCGAGAAGTGGGCATTGATACGGATTCATTTGAAGTGGCACTAAAAAATAGCCTGCGCCAAGCGCCAGATGTTATTTTGATTGGCGAAATTCGTACCCGCGAAACCATGGATCATGCTATCGCTTTTGCTGAAACGGGACATTTATGTTTGGCGACCTTGCATGCCAACAATGCTAACCAAGCATTGGATCGTATTATCAACTTCTTCCCTGAAGATCGTAAACGCCAACTATTAATGGATTTATCCTTAAACGTGCGCGCTTTGGTTGCTCAACAATTAATCCCAACGCCTGATGGTAAGGGGCGCAGAGCCGCAGTAGAAATTCTCCTGAATAGCCCGTTGATTTCAGACTATATTCGTGAAGGTGAAGTACATAAGCTCAAAGAAATCATGAAAAAATCCCGAGAAGAAGGTATGCAGACGTTTGATCAGGCGCTCTATGATCTCTATCGCACCGAAGCCATTACCTATGAAGATGCGTTACACCATGCAGACTCACCCAATGACTTGCGCCTGATGATCAAACTCGGTGATGAAGAAGCATCAGAATCGATGGGCTCATCACTTGAAGGGGTAAGTTTTACTAATACCAATGATGACCGGGATGGTGGTTTTGGTAGTATGGGACTCCGATAA
- a CDS encoding dihydroorotase gives MSDINQISSILAAKSPAISIINGRLIDPANDIDQNMDLHLKNGKIVALGNAPDDFIAEQVIDAKGKVVCPGLIDLRFRLREPGYETRGTIATETRAAVAGGVTALCCPPDTDPIIDNAAMVKLIRLKAETEGVAKVYTLSALTQQLKGEKLSEMRELKDAGCVGTTNALKPVKSTLVMRRALEYAASHDITVFIQAFDPWLSDGCAHEGAVSTRLGLAGIPVSAETIAIARDLQLIELSGAKAHFCQLSSAKAVQLIQQAQQDGLPVSADVTAHHLHLTEMDIGYFDSNCHVMPPLRTQRDQEALRQAVKSGVISSIVSDHQPHSSDAKLAPFAETEAGISGVETLLPLALKMIDSHDMSLSEVITRLTVQPANTLNLPEGTLGLGADADVCIFDPEAYWVVDREKLLSQGKNTPFHGWELKGKVTYTIKSGEVVFATETLVD, from the coding sequence ATGTCTGATATTAACCAGATTTCCTCTATCTTAGCAGCCAAGAGTCCGGCTATCAGCATTATTAATGGCCGCTTGATTGATCCGGCCAATGACATTGATCAAAACATGGATCTACACCTAAAAAATGGCAAAATTGTTGCACTGGGCAATGCCCCCGATGATTTTATTGCCGAGCAGGTGATCGATGCCAAAGGGAAAGTTGTCTGCCCCGGCTTAATTGATCTGCGCTTTCGCCTGCGCGAGCCGGGTTATGAAACCCGGGGCACGATTGCCACAGAAACCCGTGCTGCGGTTGCCGGTGGTGTAACCGCTTTATGTTGTCCACCCGATACCGATCCGATCATTGATAATGCCGCAATGGTTAAGCTCATTCGTCTTAAGGCTGAAACCGAAGGGGTTGCGAAAGTTTATACCCTAAGTGCTTTAACCCAGCAATTAAAAGGCGAAAAGCTCAGTGAAATGCGGGAGTTAAAAGATGCTGGCTGTGTGGGCACCACCAATGCCTTAAAGCCAGTCAAAAGCACCCTAGTCATGCGCCGCGCTTTGGAATATGCCGCCAGTCATGACATTACCGTCTTTATTCAGGCTTTTGATCCCTGGCTCAGTGATGGTTGCGCCCATGAGGGCGCTGTCAGCACCCGTTTAGGACTCGCTGGAATCCCCGTCAGTGCTGAAACAATTGCCATTGCCAGAGATTTACAACTCATTGAATTAAGCGGTGCTAAGGCACATTTTTGCCAGCTTTCCAGTGCTAAGGCAGTACAACTCATTCAGCAAGCTCAACAAGATGGCTTACCCGTCAGTGCGGATGTGACCGCACATCACTTGCATCTCACGGAAATGGATATCGGTTATTTTGACAGTAATTGTCATGTCATGCCCCCACTTAGAACTCAGCGTGATCAAGAGGCTTTGCGACAAGCGGTTAAGTCCGGTGTTATCAGTAGTATCGTCTCTGATCACCAGCCTCATAGCAGTGATGCTAAACTTGCCCCCTTCGCAGAAACAGAGGCTGGTATTAGTGGTGTGGAAACCTTACTGCCACTGGCCTTAAAGATGATTGATTCACATGATATGAGTCTGAGTGAAGTCATTACACGTTTAACCGTTCAGCCAGCAAACACCCTCAATCTACCCGAAGGGACTTTAGGTCTCGGTGCTGATGCTGATGTCTGTATTTTTGATCCGGAAGCGTATTGGGTGGTTGATCGTGAAAAGCTCTTGAGTCAGGGGAAAAATACCCCTTTCCACGGTTGGGAACTCAAAGGTAAGGTGACTTATACTATTAAGTCAGGTGAAGTGGTGTTTGCTACTGAAACCTTGGTGGATTGA
- a CDS encoding aspartate carbamoyltransferase catalytic subunit produces the protein MIAKNIQLDEQGRLRHFLSIEGFKRQDLVNLLDAAEPFANVHEQAVKKVPLLRGKTIVNLFFEASTRTRTTFELAAKRLSADVLNININTSATTKGESLLDMLHNLEAMHCDMFIVRHKQSGAAHLIAQHVSPHISVINAGDGCHSHPTQAMLDMFTIRRHKKDFADLKVVIVGDILHSRVARSQIHALTTLGVSEVRVVGPKTLIPTQIETLGVHVYHDLSAALIGADVIIMLRLQKERMQGALLPSESEYYHQYGLTEQKLTLAKPDAIVMHPGPINRGVEIASSIADGPQSVILEQVTNGIAVRMAIMSQTLGRASGGTA, from the coding sequence ATGATTGCAAAAAACATTCAACTTGACGAGCAGGGTCGCTTAAGACATTTTCTTTCCATTGAAGGTTTTAAGCGTCAAGATTTGGTTAACTTGCTCGATGCCGCTGAACCCTTTGCCAATGTGCATGAACAAGCTGTAAAAAAAGTCCCCTTGCTACGGGGCAAAACGATTGTTAATTTATTTTTTGAAGCAAGTACCCGAACCCGCACCACCTTTGAACTCGCCGCTAAACGTCTTTCGGCTGATGTGTTAAATATTAATATCAATACCTCAGCCACCACTAAGGGTGAAAGTCTGCTCGATATGTTGCACAACTTAGAAGCCATGCACTGTGATATGTTTATTGTGCGTCATAAGCAAAGTGGTGCGGCACACTTGATTGCTCAGCACGTATCACCGCATATCAGTGTGATTAATGCCGGTGACGGTTGCCATTCACATCCTACTCAGGCGATGTTGGATATGTTTACTATTCGCCGCCATAAAAAAGATTTTGCGGATTTAAAAGTCGTTATTGTCGGTGATATTTTACATTCTCGCGTCGCCCGTTCACAAATTCATGCACTCACCACTCTGGGAGTCAGTGAAGTCAGAGTGGTGGGTCCGAAAACCTTAATTCCCACTCAAATTGAAACCTTGGGTGTGCATGTCTATCATGATTTAAGTGCCGCACTTATCGGTGCAGATGTGATCATCATGTTGCGCTTGCAAAAAGAACGTATGCAAGGTGCATTGCTACCCAGTGAAAGTGAATATTATCATCAGTATGGCCTAACCGAGCAAAAGCTAACACTGGCAAAACCCGACGCCATTGTGATGCATCCAGGACCGATTAATCGGGGTGTTGAAATTGCCTCCAGTATTGCCGATGGCCCACAATCCGTGATTCTGGAACAAGTCACCAATGGTATCGCTGTACGCATGGCGATCATGTCTCAAACCCTAGGTCGCGCCAGTGGAGGTACAGCATAA
- the pyrR gene encoding bifunctional pyr operon transcriptional regulator/uracil phosphoribosyltransferase PyrR yields MTTTSSVESGSQEFTPAIDLQQLLDTMYQAIARKIQGLNKDDVIVIGIHTGGFWVAEKLYQRLNIPSPLGSLNISFYRDDFTKIGLHPEVKPSHLPTALDDKHIILIDDVLYTGRTVRAALNEIFDYGRPASVTLAVLLDRGGRELPVHAEIIGQKITLDAGQQIKLCGPEPLKLVKNRC; encoded by the coding sequence ATGACGACGACTAGTAGCGTTGAATCAGGCTCGCAAGAGTTCACTCCCGCAATTGATTTACAGCAATTACTGGATACGATGTATCAGGCCATTGCGCGAAAAATTCAGGGCTTGAACAAAGATGATGTGATTGTCATCGGCATTCATACCGGCGGTTTCTGGGTGGCAGAAAAACTCTATCAGCGACTTAATATCCCATCACCGCTGGGGAGTCTGAACATTTCATTTTACCGTGATGACTTTACTAAAATAGGTCTGCACCCTGAAGTAAAACCCTCACACTTACCCACCGCCCTAGATGATAAGCATATTATTCTAATTGATGATGTGCTTTACACCGGGCGCACGGTGCGTGCCGCCTTAAATGAAATTTTTGATTATGGACGACCCGCATCCGTCACCCTTGCGGTATTATTGGATCGAGGCGGCCGTGAATTACCTGTGCACGCAGAAATCATTGGGCAAAAAATTACTTTAGATGCAGGACAACAAATCAAGCTCTGTGGCCCTGAGCCATTAAAACTGGTAAAAAATCGATGCTAA